From the genome of Yersinia enterocolitica, one region includes:
- a CDS encoding fructuronate reductase: MNTIANSPLPSTVQQPTYDRTALKSRIVHIGFGAFHRAHQALLTDRVLNKQGGDWGICEVSLFGGDVLIQNLRQQNHLFSVLEKGAQGNQAIIVGSVCESVHARLDGIIQVLEKLAEPQVAIVSLTITEKGYCIEPGSGQLDLQNEFIRADLAIPDAPTSAPGILVEALRLRRSRGLPPFTVLSCDNIPENGHVVKNAVLGLAMARDPELASWISQHVTFPNTMVDRIVPAATAETLQQIADTLSVADPCGIACEPFIQWVVEDKFVAGRPDWEVAGVQLVDDVLPFEEMKLRMLNGSHSYLSYLGYLAGYQHINDCMADSNYRLTARRLMMDEQAPTLRVTGVDLNAYADQLIERYSNPALKHRTWQIAMDGSQKLPQRMLDSVRWHLQHGGAYRCLALGIAGWMRYVGGIDDNGQAIDIRDPMADSFKKCVASSEDGVARVQSLLSLKSLFGESLPQQSVFVDAVTEAYLSLQQFGAKESVKRLAQQD; encoded by the coding sequence ATGAACACCATTGCCAACAGCCCCCTTCCCTCAACCGTACAGCAGCCTACTTATGATAGAACAGCACTGAAAAGCCGCATTGTTCACATTGGCTTTGGTGCATTTCATCGCGCCCATCAGGCACTGCTCACTGACCGGGTGTTAAATAAACAAGGGGGCGACTGGGGCATTTGCGAAGTCAGCTTGTTTGGTGGAGACGTTTTGATTCAAAATTTACGCCAACAGAATCATCTATTCTCAGTGCTGGAAAAAGGGGCGCAAGGTAATCAGGCCATTATTGTCGGTTCGGTATGCGAGTCAGTCCATGCCCGATTAGATGGCATCATCCAAGTATTGGAAAAATTGGCCGAACCACAAGTGGCGATTGTCTCACTGACGATTACTGAGAAAGGTTACTGCATCGAACCGGGTAGCGGCCAATTGGATCTGCAAAATGAGTTTATCCGCGCAGATCTGGCGATACCCGATGCGCCAACCTCCGCTCCCGGTATTCTGGTAGAAGCCCTGCGCTTACGTCGCTCACGCGGCCTGCCACCTTTTACTGTGCTTTCTTGCGATAATATTCCAGAAAATGGCCATGTCGTGAAAAATGCCGTCCTCGGCCTGGCTATGGCCCGAGACCCAGAACTGGCTAGTTGGATCAGTCAACATGTCACCTTCCCTAATACTATGGTCGACCGTATTGTTCCAGCTGCCACCGCTGAAACCTTGCAACAAATTGCCGATACCCTGAGCGTAGCAGACCCTTGTGGTATTGCCTGTGAGCCGTTCATTCAATGGGTAGTTGAAGACAAATTTGTCGCGGGCCGCCCGGACTGGGAAGTGGCTGGAGTACAATTGGTCGATGATGTCTTGCCATTCGAAGAAATGAAGCTGCGCATGTTAAACGGTAGCCACTCATACCTCTCCTATCTGGGTTATCTCGCCGGTTATCAACATATTAATGATTGTATGGCCGACAGTAACTATCGCCTCACCGCCCGTCGCCTGATGATGGATGAACAGGCCCCAACCTTGCGCGTTACCGGGGTGGATCTTAATGCCTATGCTGATCAATTGATTGAGCGCTACAGCAACCCGGCGTTAAAGCATCGCACCTGGCAAATTGCCATGGACGGTAGCCAAAAATTACCACAACGGATGCTCGATTCCGTGCGTTGGCATTTACAACATGGCGGCGCTTATCGCTGTCTGGCATTAGGTATCGCCGGTTGGATGCGCTATGTAGGAGGGATCGACGATAACGGCCAGGCCATAGATATCCGTGATCCGATGGCTGACAGCTTTAAAAAATGTGTCGCCAGCAGTGAAGATGGCGTGGCCCGGGTACAGAGTTTGCTCTCACTGAAGTCGCTGTTTGGTGAGTCCTTACCACAGCAGTCGGTATTTGTTGATGCAGTCACCGAGGCTTACCTCAGCTTGCAACAATTTGGCGCGAAAGAGAGTGTAAAACGTTTGGCACAGCAGGATTAA
- a CDS encoding GTP-binding protein, with translation MTKTNLITGFLGCGKTTTIRHLLSQKPQNEKWAVLVNEFGEIGIDGALLADSGAVLKEIPGGCMCCVNGLPMQVGLNMLLQQAKPDRLLIEPTGLGHPKQILSLLTSDIYQPWIDLRATLCLVDARQLSEPRYTENENFRDQLAAADIIVANKQDTYTSQDYSALQQWHDRQSMPRPLYYAEQGKVDAALLDIPHSNNNELPDGTHHHGSGRQKGLAALRLKGIEPWRRALNQGQGYQSCGWVFNAETVFDTVPLLEWIRLNPVERVKGVMRIAEGTLVVNRQGADLQIETRQIAPLDSRIELISASEADWNMLQHQLLTIRLHKGV, from the coding sequence ATGACAAAAACGAACTTGATTACTGGCTTTTTGGGGTGCGGTAAGACCACCACCATTCGCCATTTATTGTCACAAAAACCGCAAAATGAAAAATGGGCGGTACTGGTTAATGAATTTGGTGAGATTGGTATTGATGGTGCGCTATTAGCAGACAGCGGTGCGGTATTAAAAGAAATACCGGGCGGGTGCATGTGTTGTGTTAATGGGTTACCGATGCAAGTGGGTTTGAATATGCTGCTACAGCAGGCAAAACCGGATCGGTTATTAATCGAACCGACTGGATTGGGCCATCCAAAACAGATCTTGTCTTTATTAACCTCCGATATTTACCAACCCTGGATTGACCTGCGTGCCACCCTCTGTCTGGTCGATGCCCGCCAGTTAAGTGAACCGCGTTATACCGAAAATGAGAACTTCCGCGACCAACTGGCGGCCGCAGATATCATCGTGGCAAATAAGCAGGATACCTACACCTCACAGGACTACAGTGCATTGCAGCAATGGCATGACCGCCAATCCATGCCACGTCCACTTTATTATGCAGAACAAGGAAAGGTAGATGCGGCCCTGCTTGATATCCCACACAGTAATAATAATGAATTGCCTGACGGTACCCATCACCACGGTTCAGGGCGACAAAAAGGCTTGGCGGCACTCCGTTTAAAAGGGATCGAGCCTTGGCGGCGAGCGCTGAATCAGGGGCAAGGTTATCAGAGCTGTGGTTGGGTATTTAATGCTGAGACAGTGTTTGATACGGTTCCATTGTTGGAATGGATACGGTTAAATCCAGTGGAGCGGGTCAAAGGTGTTATGCGTATTGCCGAAGGCACTTTGGTGGTTAACCGGCAAGGTGCTGACTTGCAAATAGAAACACGTCAAATAGCACCACTGGACAGCCGAATTGAGCTGATTAGTGCCTCTGAAGCGGATTGGAACATGCTACAGCATCAATTACTGACTATCAGACTACATAAAGGGGTATGA
- a CDS encoding phage resistance protein (involved in resistance to the phages N4 and lambda), producing the protein MGSNSAFSRNILSRRHLVKKSVILALCFFICFVIITLSLLYRSSERKLTTQSDHIISYASQFLNELTTTMSQLIPLSDKSCEQASPALHYRAAFTNGVRAFLLVRDSIAYCSSATGDMQVAVSALYPKINLHQPLDFKIQQGTPMMPSKPAVGVWLREAGRGNTGVLATLELTLHPYLLLNYSDNQVNGLAIIIDELAVTTFDSKVLPISQLPARASREIQLPGYPIKILIYHTSLTADDIRMTLLGGLLLAGLVGILAYYILIASQSAEAEILRGIRRGEFFVEYQPVFRSHDRSLSGLEALIRWEHPIEGRISPDLFIPYAEAQHLIQPLTRHLFELIIKDSELIADHLPAGTKLAFNISPVHLADDNFRKDVSQMLKQLNTDILAPVFEITERGMVEEELAIKQFAWLRSQGIQIAVDDFGTGHSALIYLERFTLDYIKIDRGFVSTIGINTVAAPVLDAVLMLANKLNIETVAEGVETEQQLQYLAHHGVNYLQGYLLSKPLSVKDLVIFYNKK; encoded by the coding sequence ATGGGTTCAAACAGTGCGTTCTCCCGCAATATTTTATCCAGACGCCATCTTGTAAAAAAAAGTGTCATCCTCGCACTCTGTTTTTTTATTTGCTTTGTCATTATTACTTTGTCATTACTTTATCGCAGTAGTGAACGTAAATTAACAACACAAAGTGATCATATTATCTCCTACGCCTCCCAGTTTCTAAATGAACTGACTACCACTATGTCTCAACTTATCCCGCTAAGTGACAAAAGTTGTGAGCAAGCCAGCCCGGCACTCCACTATCGGGCTGCATTTACTAATGGTGTCAGAGCATTTTTATTGGTTAGAGACAGTATCGCTTATTGCTCTTCAGCAACAGGTGATATGCAAGTCGCTGTCAGTGCGCTATATCCTAAAATAAACTTACATCAGCCGTTGGACTTTAAAATTCAGCAAGGCACCCCCATGATGCCCAGTAAACCTGCGGTCGGGGTGTGGTTGCGTGAAGCTGGGCGCGGCAATACCGGTGTATTGGCGACATTAGAATTAACCTTACACCCTTATTTATTGCTGAATTATTCAGATAATCAAGTCAACGGCTTAGCCATTATTATTGATGAATTAGCGGTAACGACTTTTGACTCTAAAGTCTTACCTATCAGCCAGCTACCGGCACGCGCCTCTCGTGAGATCCAGCTACCGGGCTACCCGATTAAAATATTGATTTATCATACTAGCCTGACAGCTGATGACATTCGCATGACCCTATTAGGAGGGCTATTACTTGCCGGTCTGGTTGGAATCCTTGCTTATTATATTTTAATTGCCAGCCAGAGTGCTGAAGCTGAAATTTTGCGCGGTATTCGACGCGGCGAATTCTTCGTTGAATATCAACCAGTATTTCGTTCACATGATCGTTCATTATCTGGCCTTGAAGCGCTTATTCGTTGGGAACATCCTATTGAAGGGCGTATATCCCCGGATCTTTTTATTCCCTATGCGGAAGCTCAACATCTGATTCAGCCATTAACCCGGCATCTATTTGAGTTAATCATCAAAGACAGTGAATTAATAGCAGACCACCTTCCGGCTGGGACTAAACTGGCCTTTAATATTTCCCCTGTCCATCTTGCTGATGATAACTTCCGCAAAGATGTTTCTCAGATGTTAAAGCAATTAAATACGGATATCTTGGCACCAGTATTCGAGATTACCGAGCGTGGTATGGTTGAAGAAGAGCTCGCTATTAAACAATTTGCCTGGCTGCGTTCTCAGGGGATACAAATTGCTGTCGATGATTTTGGTACCGGTCATAGCGCCCTGATCTATTTAGAACGTTTTACTTTAGATTATATTAAAATTGATCGTGGTTTTGTCAGCACCATCGGCATTAATACCGTAGCAGCACCGGTATTAGACGCAGTACTGATGCTGGCAAATAAACTCAATATTGAAACCGTCGCTGAAGGTGTTGAAACAGAGCAACAGCTCCAGTATTTGGCACATCATGGCGTAAACTACTTACAAGGTTACTTACTCAGCAAACCATTATCTGTTAAAGATCTCGTCATATTTTATAATAAAAAATAG
- a CDS encoding bifunctional murein DD-endopeptidase/murein LD-carboxypeptidase — translation MVKSQPIMRYILRVIPAVAAAVMLSACSSSQTSNLHNAQTEMRAVNDKDGLLLQASQDEFEAMVRNVDVKSKILEQYAGWKGVRYRLGGSSKRGIDCSAFVQTTFREQFGMDLPRSTSEQQDLGKTIQRTKLRPGDLVLFRAGSTGRHVGIYLGNDKFVHASTSVGVTISSLNEDYWNKRYRDGRRVLSSGSRS, via the coding sequence ATGGTCAAGTCTCAACCTATTATGAGATATATTCTGCGGGTAATTCCTGCGGTTGCAGCAGCGGTAATGTTATCCGCGTGTAGTTCATCACAGACTTCGAACTTACATAATGCGCAAACTGAGATGCGTGCAGTTAATGACAAAGATGGGCTTTTACTGCAAGCCTCTCAGGATGAATTCGAAGCGATGGTACGCAACGTTGACGTCAAGTCGAAGATTTTAGAACAGTATGCAGGGTGGAAAGGGGTTCGTTATCGTTTAGGCGGTAGCAGCAAACGCGGTATTGATTGCTCCGCATTTGTACAAACCACTTTCCGTGAACAATTTGGTATGGATTTGCCACGCTCAACCTCTGAGCAGCAGGATCTTGGCAAAACAATCCAACGAACTAAATTGCGCCCCGGTGATTTGGTGCTGTTCCGTGCAGGTTCGACTGGCCGCCATGTAGGTATCTACTTAGGTAACGATAAATTTGTGCATGCATCGACCAGTGTCGGTGTGACGATATCGAGCCTAAATGAAGATTATTGGAATAAGCGTTATCGCGATGGCCGTCGTGTCCTAAGTAGCGGTTCGCGCAGTTAG
- a CDS encoding ABC transporter substrate-binding protein (with YejBEF is involved in resistance to microcin C) → MLPRLFAALVLSALSFGLQAETIKEGVSFAILGEPKYSSDFSHFDYVNPAAPKGGDITLSAIGTFDNFNRYALRGNPAIRTERLYDSLFGTSDDEIGSYYPLIAESARFAPDLHWIEVDINPRARFHDNTPITAQDVAFTFNKFMTEGVPQFRIIYKGVQVKAISRLTMRFEFPEPNKDKMLGLFGLPVMPAHFWQNHKLSDPLSKPPVGSGPYRIGKYKMGQFITYERVRDYWAANLPVNRGQYNFDTIRYDYYLDDKVALEAFKAGAFDFREETSPKSWATQYVGGNFAKNYIAKQDIVDNSAQNTRWLAFNVQRPIFSDRRVRQALTLAFDFDWMNKAFYFNSYQRTNSFFQNTEYAAKGYPDSAELAWLGPLKGKVPPEVFTQIYQPPQTDGSGDSRDNLLKARELLSEAGWEVKNQQLVNSKTGKPFVFELLLLSGSNFQYVQPFKHNLQRLGITMNIREVDSSQFVNRLRSRDYDMIPTVYSAFPYPSPNLQIWWSSAYIDSSYNSSGIKDPAIDQLIAEIIKHQDQPEALQSLGRALDRVLTWNYLMIPMWYSNHARFAYWDKFSMPADRPTYSLGFDSWWFDVNKAARLPTERH, encoded by the coding sequence ATGTTGCCACGCCTATTTGCTGCCTTGGTACTTTCAGCCCTGAGTTTTGGCCTACAGGCTGAAACCATCAAAGAAGGCGTCTCTTTTGCCATACTGGGTGAACCTAAGTATTCATCCGATTTCAGCCATTTTGATTACGTCAATCCAGCCGCCCCGAAGGGTGGGGATATCACGCTATCGGCCATTGGTACCTTTGATAACTTTAACCGTTATGCATTGCGCGGTAACCCGGCGATACGCACTGAACGGCTGTATGACTCACTATTTGGTACCTCGGACGATGAGATTGGCAGCTACTATCCATTAATTGCCGAGTCCGCACGTTTTGCGCCTGACTTACACTGGATTGAAGTTGATATAAATCCACGTGCCCGTTTTCATGATAACACCCCTATTACCGCACAGGATGTCGCCTTCACCTTCAATAAATTTATGACCGAAGGTGTGCCACAATTTCGCATTATTTATAAAGGCGTACAGGTAAAAGCCATTTCCCGGCTGACAATGCGTTTTGAATTCCCGGAACCGAATAAAGATAAAATGTTAGGTTTGTTTGGCTTACCGGTGATGCCTGCTCATTTCTGGCAAAACCATAAACTGAGTGATCCGCTGAGCAAGCCCCCCGTTGGCAGCGGCCCTTATCGCATCGGCAAATATAAGATGGGCCAGTTTATTACCTATGAACGGGTGAGAGATTACTGGGCAGCCAATCTGCCGGTTAACCGTGGCCAATATAATTTTGATACCATCCGCTACGACTACTATCTGGATGATAAAGTCGCATTGGAAGCCTTTAAAGCCGGTGCATTCGATTTCCGTGAGGAAACCTCACCGAAGAGTTGGGCGACACAATATGTCGGGGGTAATTTTGCGAAAAATTATATCGCCAAGCAGGATATTGTCGACAACTCAGCACAAAATACCCGATGGCTGGCATTTAACGTTCAGCGCCCGATTTTTAGCGATCGACGAGTTCGCCAGGCACTGACGTTAGCTTTTGACTTTGACTGGATGAATAAAGCCTTCTATTTCAATAGTTATCAACGCACCAATAGTTTCTTCCAAAATACTGAATATGCGGCAAAAGGTTATCCAGATAGTGCCGAACTGGCTTGGCTGGGTCCGTTGAAGGGCAAAGTACCACCAGAGGTGTTCACACAGATTTATCAGCCGCCACAAACTGATGGCAGCGGCGACTCACGGGATAATCTGTTAAAAGCACGGGAATTGCTCAGCGAAGCAGGCTGGGAAGTGAAAAATCAGCAATTGGTTAACAGCAAAACCGGTAAGCCTTTTGTTTTTGAATTGCTGTTACTCAGTGGCAGTAACTTCCAATATGTTCAACCGTTTAAACATAATTTGCAGCGTTTGGGCATTACCATGAATATCCGCGAGGTTGACAGCTCCCAGTTTGTTAACCGCCTGCGCAGTCGGGATTACGATATGATCCCGACGGTTTACAGTGCCTTCCCCTACCCTAGCCCAAATCTGCAAATTTGGTGGAGCTCGGCTTATATCGATTCCAGTTATAACTCCTCCGGGATTAAAGATCCGGCTATTGACCAATTGATCGCAGAGATTATCAAACATCAGGATCAGCCAGAGGCATTACAGTCCCTTGGCCGGGCACTTGATAGGGTATTGACCTGGAACTATCTGATGATTCCGATGTGGTACTCCAACCATGCCCGCTTTGCCTATTGGGATAAATTCTCGATGCCGGCAGACCGCCCCACCTATTCGCTTGGGTTTGATAGCTGGTGGTTTGATGTCAACAAGGCAGCTCGTCTGCCAACAGAACGTCACTAG
- a CDS encoding phosphatase PAP2 family protein: MTRRNLPTILLLNFLGIALFLSWYIPAHHGIWFKIDSAIFFYFNQHLLSSTSFLHWVAITNNRIFDVISLISMGLLYLYFYMKETPAGRRRLIVTGFVMLLTAVVLNQLGHLLPVSHPSPTLTFENINRVSELTGIPTKDASSDSFPGDHGMMLMIFACFMLRYFSRGAFAIALLIVVIFSMPRVMIGAHWFTDIAVGSLSIVLVGISWVLLTPLSDKIIDVINRNLPGAKSQ, translated from the coding sequence ATGACTCGGCGTAATTTACCGACAATACTACTGCTCAATTTTCTTGGGATTGCTTTGTTCTTATCTTGGTATATCCCGGCGCACCATGGCATTTGGTTTAAAATAGACTCGGCAATATTCTTCTATTTTAACCAACACCTGCTGTCCAGCACGTCATTTCTGCATTGGGTGGCTATCACCAACAACCGGATTTTTGATGTTATTTCCCTAATATCTATGGGGCTGCTTTATTTGTACTTCTATATGAAGGAAACACCCGCGGGTCGCCGCCGCCTGATAGTCACCGGGTTTGTTATGCTATTAACTGCGGTGGTCCTCAATCAACTAGGTCATCTGCTGCCTGTTTCGCATCCCAGCCCGACACTGACGTTTGAAAATATAAATCGCGTCAGTGAATTAACCGGTATTCCAACCAAAGATGCCTCCAGTGATAGTTTCCCTGGCGACCATGGCATGATGCTGATGATCTTTGCCTGCTTTATGCTGCGCTATTTTTCCCGCGGTGCTTTTGCCATCGCCCTACTGATCGTCGTTATTTTTTCAATGCCACGGGTGATGATTGGCGCGCATTGGTTTACTGACATTGCGGTCGGCTCACTGTCGATAGTGCTGGTTGGGATAAGCTGGGTATTGCTGACGCCATTAAGTGACAAGATAATTGATGTGATTAACCGGAATCTACCAGGGGCAAAAAGCCAATAG
- a CDS encoding FCD domain-containing protein (regulates the expression of uxuBA): protein MRLYQEVGSQLREAIVSGQYNLGDRLPPERDIAENFSVSRSVVREALIMLELEKLVEVRKGSGVYVVNVPDMPANGESAVASDSGYGPFELLQARQLLESEVAAFAAMQATKTDIIKMRHAIEQEKTALAAGAVDESADELFHCLLAQSTQNSVLANMVTEAWQARKTSAMWQVAHRHTLDFSYRWQWLEDHQKILQAVLRRDSKAAKQAMWQHLENVKLKLLELSDANHPDFDGYLFESAPYQLEE, encoded by the coding sequence ATGCGGTTATATCAGGAAGTGGGCAGTCAATTGCGTGAGGCGATTGTCAGCGGGCAATACAACTTAGGCGATCGTTTACCGCCTGAGCGTGACATCGCCGAAAATTTCAGTGTCAGTCGCAGTGTGGTTCGTGAAGCACTGATTATGCTGGAGCTGGAAAAATTGGTGGAGGTACGCAAAGGTTCAGGCGTCTATGTGGTTAACGTGCCCGATATGCCAGCAAACGGTGAATCCGCAGTGGCCTCTGATAGTGGTTACGGCCCATTTGAATTACTGCAAGCCCGCCAATTACTGGAAAGCGAAGTTGCCGCTTTTGCTGCCATGCAGGCGACCAAAACCGATATCATCAAAATGCGTCACGCCATCGAGCAGGAAAAGACTGCACTGGCTGCGGGGGCAGTGGATGAAAGCGCTGATGAGTTGTTTCATTGCCTACTGGCACAATCGACGCAAAATAGCGTGCTAGCCAATATGGTTACAGAGGCCTGGCAAGCGCGCAAAACCAGCGCCATGTGGCAGGTTGCTCACCGTCACACCCTGGATTTCAGCTACCGTTGGCAGTGGTTGGAAGACCATCAGAAAATCTTGCAAGCGGTGTTACGCCGTGACAGCAAAGCGGCTAAGCAAGCCATGTGGCAGCACTTGGAAAATGTAAAACTAAAACTGCTCGAGCTTTCAGATGCCAACCATCCTGATTTTGATGGTTATTTGTTTGAGTCTGCGCCGTACCAGCTTGAAGAATAA